One Archocentrus centrarchus isolate MPI-CPG fArcCen1 chromosome 14, fArcCen1, whole genome shotgun sequence DNA window includes the following coding sequences:
- the cdkn2aipnl gene encoding CDKN2AIP N-terminal-like protein — protein sequence MSTLDVDDFIQQNRVVAEQVEKYRGYWESDKHWEARREFILRNMNDFEDAQLDHLLSLSMVWANNVFLGCRYSTELLEKVKEMAEGITVEDAPVFKTRDEIVKKQQGR from the exons ATGTCTACCCTGGATGTGGATGATTTTATTCAGCAAAACAGAGTTGTAGCCGAGCAGGTGGAGAAGTACAGAGGCTACTGGGAGAGCGACAAGCACTGGGAGGCCAGGAGGGAGTTCATCCTGCGGAATATGAACGACTTCGAAGACGCGCAGCTGGACCACCTGCTCTCCCTCTCCATGGTGTGGGCTAACAACGTCTTCCTCGGCTGCCG GTATAGCACAGAGCTCCTGGAAAAAGTGAAGGAAATGGCTGAAGGCATCACAGTGGAGGATGCACCGGTTTTCAAGACAAGAGATGAGATTGTTAAGAAGCAGCAG GGTCGATGA
- the ube2b gene encoding ubiquitin-conjugating enzyme E2 B, whose amino-acid sequence MSTPARRRLMRDFKRLQEDPPTGVSGAPSENNIMLWNAVIFGPVGTPFEDGTFKLLIEFSEEYPNKPPTVRFVSRMFHPNVYADGSICLDILQNRWSPTYDVSSILTSIQSLLDEPNPNSPANSQAAQLYQENKREYEKRVTAIVEQSWVDV is encoded by the exons ATGTCGACACCGGCACGGAGACGGCTCATGCGAGATTTTAAAAG ACTTCAAGAAGATCCTCCTACCGGTGTGAGTGGAGCGCCATCAGAGAACAACATCATGCTTTGGAACGCTGTTATTTTTGG GCCTGTGGGAACACCATTTGAAGATG GAACTTTTAAACTTCTGATAGAGTTTTCTGAGGAGTACCCAAACAAGCCTCCCACGGTTCGGTTTGTCTCCAGAATGTTTCACCCAAATG TTTATGCAGATGGCAGTATATGTTTAGACATTCTTCAGAATCGCTGGAGCCCCACATATGATGTGTCGTCCATACTCACCTCCATCCAG TCGTTGCTGGACGAGCCAAACCCCAACAGCCCAGCCAACAGTCAGGCCGCACAGCTCTATCAGGAAAACAAGAGGGAGTACGAGAAGAGGGTGACGGCCATCGTGGAGCAGAGCTGGGTGGATGTCTGA